A genome region from Babesia bigemina genome assembly Bbig001, chromosome : I includes the following:
- a CDS encoding DEAD/DEAH box helicase family protein, putative codes for MENRKPAEDEVELTSETFEDLDIDYRAKKVLKDKGYTYLTHVQSRVLPLALAGKNLIIQSPTGSGKTLCFLLPAVKLLFDDGYNGNFPSDVSMLGCICLASTRELATQSAIQMNDLARPLGLKSGCCIGGIRDKYDKSNARRLQILTGTPGRVLSLLSNDALSYTSNVKLLVLDEADRLLDSGFRNDILDIVSYLPPSTQILLFSATIRSSLQDLCDYLLRGKEYEYVCLGSDAALLSASKLRQDYIVVPMSLKLPALFHLLSKHQQKRFIVFLATCKQVRFVYETFKRLIPAVPMTEWHGKQSQLKRNEQFTRFAAKQNYGCIFTTDVGARGVDFPAVDYVVQLDIPDSVSTYTHRVGRTGRLTVEGTRSFGCAFTIFCENETPLVDELKAAGVKLHNFTKLLWPFLLRKENYVLQKLQSMLAKEAWLKEAAQRAVTAYMRYLTTRKSVTLSGHALVEAVKQMALASGLPTAPHIEVEDDSPTEKVSKLSKLKEKIRAKKRENAAKERLSAGDGHVSSEPASSSGPRADVNRSSQKVAQHKAAPSETDSDSDTSEAGSNESSGDDSPVDSDGSDVDELSEDGSPVAGSDGQSGSGSDAADNTGELLKRGSDERVEEDLRLYEERRAAEDREDIRLKSALASTRKKLRLNRHGVAKIRGVETIRQSGQKHTMFDADSDEEEGTRYEAAPPALDDMLREKETYIKSLSERLKAAKKDDHEWEARRRAERRAKRLK; via the coding sequence AGGTCCTGAAAGACAAAGGGTACACGTATCTGACCCATGTGCAGAGCCGAGTGTTGCCGCTAGCGCTGGCTGGTAAGAATCTGATCATACAGTCGCCCACGGGTTCCGGTAAAACGCTGTGCTTCCTGCTACCAGCGGTGAAGCTGCTGTTTGACGATGGCTACAACGGCAATTTCCCATCGGACGTTAGCATGTTGGGCTGCATTTGCCTGGCTTCAACACGCGAACTTGCTACCCAAAGCGCTATTCAGATGAACGACCTCGCCAGGCCGCTTGGGCTCAAGTCGGGCTGCTGCATCGGGGGAATACGAGACAAGTACGATAAAAGCAATGCCAGACGCCTGCAGATCCTCACGGGCACTCCTGGGCGCGTGCTCTCGCTGTTGTCCAACGATGCGCTCAGCTATACTTCGAACGTAAAGCTGCTTGTGCTCGACGAAGCGGACCGCCTACTGGACAGCGGATTTCGAAACGACATCCTGGACATCGTGAGCTACCTGCCACCCTCCACTCAGATTCTGCTATTCTCCGCAACAATCAGGTCGTCACTGCAGGACCTCTGCGATTATCTGCTGCGCGGCAAGGAGTATGAGTACGTCTGTTTGGGGTCCGACGCGGCGCTGTTGTCGGCATCGAAGTTGCGCCAAGACTACATCGTGGTGCCAATGAGCCTCAAGCTGCCCGCGCTGTTCCATTTGCTGAGCAAGCATCAACAAAAGCGCTTCATTGTCTTTTTGGCTACGTGTAAGCAGGTGCGCTTCGTCTACGAGACCTTCAAGCGTTTGATCCCCGCGGTCCCTATGACCGAATGGCACGGCAAGCAGAGCCAGCTGAAACGCAACGAACAATTCACCCGTTTCGCCGCGAAACAAAACTACGGTTGCATCTTCACCACCGACGTGGGCGCTCGCGGGGTTGACTTCCCGGCAGTGGACTACGTAGTGCAGCTTGACATTCCCGATTCGGTATCCACGTACACTCACCGAGTTGGCCGCACTGGTCGCCTGACGGTGGAAGGGACGCGCAGTTTCGGATGCGCCTTTACGATATTCTGCGAAAATGAGACCCCGTTGGTGGACGAGTTGAAGGCGGCCGGCGTGAAACTGCACAATTTCACCAAGCTGCTGTGGCCATTTTTGCTACGAAAGGAGAACTACGTactgcagaagctgcagtCTATGCTGGCGAAGGAAGCCTGGCTCAAGGAGGCCGCGCAGCGCGCGGTAACTGCGTACATGCGCTATCTGACCACGCGCAAATCCGTCACGCTGTCAGGCCACGCTTTGGTTGAGGCGGTTAAGCAGATGGCGCTTGCTTCCGGTTTGCCCACGGCGCCTCACATAGAAGTTGAGGATGACTCCCCCACCGAAAAGGTGAGCAAGCTGTCTAAGTTGAAGGAAAAAATCCGTGCCAAAAAACGCGAGAATGCTGCGAAAGAACGACTGTCGGCGGGCGATGGCCACGTTTCTAGCGAGCCGGCTTCTTCAAGCGGACCTCGTGCTGATGTGAACCGTTCAAGTCAAAAAGTCGCGCAGCACAAGGCTGCGCCATCGGAGACAGACTCTGACTCTGACACCAGCGAAGCAGGCAGTAATGAATCATCCGGCGATGATTCGCCCGTGGATTCAGACGGATCTGACGTGGATGAGCTATCGGAAGATGGGTCACCCGTGGCAGGATCAGACGGAcagagcggcagtggcagcgATGCCGCAGACAATACAGGCGAGCTGTTGAAGAggggcagcgatgaacgAGTGGAGGAGGACCTTCGGTTGTACGAGGAACGAAGAGCCGCCGAGGACCGCGAGGATATTCGCTTGAAATCTGCTCTTGCGTCAACACGCAAGAAGCTACGTTTGAACCGTCACGGTGTGGCAAAGATCCGGGGCGTGGAGACGATACGCCAGTCGGGGCAAAAACACACCATGTTTGACGCGGACTCCGATGAGGAAGAGGGCACGCGATACGAAGCGGCGCCGCCCGCGCTCGACGACATGCTGAGGGAGAAGGAGACCTACATAAAGAGCCTCTCGGAACGCCTTAAGGCCGCCAAGAAGGACGACCACGAGTGGGAAGCCCGACGTAGAGCGGAACGCCGCGCAAAGCGCCTTAAGTAG